A single window of Sneathiella limimaris DNA harbors:
- a CDS encoding aspartate aminotransferase family protein: MISPLLSNYAPADLSFDKGEGAYLFGNDGRRYLDFFAGIAVTSLGHAHPKITEALSKQASNLMHISNLFRIPGQEELAKKLVDNTFADAAYFCNSGAEANECGLKMIRKYFSTNGQPERYRVIAFENSFHGRTLATIAAAGQDKLLEGFGPPMDGFDHVPVGDIEAVKQAITPETAGVLIEPILGEGGIQVVEPEFLRQLRKLCDEEGLLLMFDEIQTGMGRTGKLFAYEHLGIAPDIMSSAKALGNGFPVGACLAVEKVAVCMTVGSHGSTYGGNPLAMAVAGAVVDIMTEDGFMERVQQTGNHLRQALHGVVDRYPSVIEELRGVGLHLGLKCKVENGALIQTLIKHGVLTAKGGDNVVRLLPPLIIDEAQINEFITALEQACEELSS; the protein is encoded by the coding sequence ATGATATCACCGTTGTTATCGAACTATGCCCCTGCAGATCTCTCTTTTGATAAAGGGGAAGGCGCATACCTGTTCGGGAATGACGGCCGACGATATCTCGACTTTTTTGCCGGTATTGCAGTGACGTCGCTGGGGCATGCCCATCCAAAGATTACGGAAGCCCTGTCCAAGCAGGCGTCGAACCTGATGCATATCTCCAACCTGTTCCGGATCCCGGGTCAGGAGGAGCTGGCCAAGAAGCTGGTAGACAACACGTTTGCTGATGCCGCCTATTTCTGTAACTCGGGTGCTGAGGCGAATGAATGCGGTCTTAAAATGATCCGCAAATATTTCAGCACGAATGGTCAGCCAGAACGCTACCGGGTCATTGCCTTTGAAAATTCCTTCCATGGACGGACATTGGCAACCATCGCGGCTGCTGGTCAGGACAAACTGCTGGAAGGTTTCGGCCCGCCAATGGACGGATTTGATCATGTCCCGGTTGGGGATATTGAAGCTGTCAAACAGGCAATTACACCTGAAACCGCTGGTGTTTTGATCGAACCCATCCTTGGAGAGGGCGGTATCCAGGTTGTGGAGCCAGAGTTTCTGCGTCAATTGCGAAAGCTGTGTGATGAGGAAGGTCTGCTTCTGATGTTTGATGAAATTCAAACCGGAATGGGCCGGACTGGCAAGCTCTTTGCCTATGAACATCTGGGCATTGCACCGGATATCATGAGCTCTGCCAAGGCACTTGGAAACGGCTTTCCAGTTGGTGCTTGTCTGGCTGTTGAAAAGGTGGCGGTTTGCATGACTGTTGGAAGTCACGGCTCTACTTATGGCGGTAATCCCTTGGCGATGGCAGTTGCTGGGGCCGTTGTCGACATCATGACAGAAGATGGCTTCATGGAACGGGTTCAGCAAACCGGCAATCATTTACGTCAGGCCTTGCATGGCGTTGTCGATCGCTATCCATCTGTAATCGAAGAACTTCGGGGAGTTGGGCTGCACTTGGGCTTGAAATGTAAGGTCGAAAACGGGGCCTTGATCCAAACCCTGATCAAGCATGGTGTGCTCACTGCAAAAGGCGGCGATAATGTTGTTCGCCTGTTGCCGCCGCTGATCATCGACGAAGCTCAGATTAATGAATTTATCACAGCGCTGGAACAGGCGTGTGAGGAGTTGTCATCATGA
- the argF gene encoding ornithine carbamoyltransferase — MTNPIHFLDLHEVSKEDLRTMIDDALAVKKARAGKPKGTRDEGRPLDGHTLACIFEFPSTRTRVSFDMGMRQLGGDTLVLNSDDMQLGRGETIADTAKVLSRMVDVIMLRTDNHQKLKDLAENASIPVINGLSNFSHPCQLMADVLTFEEHKGNIKDRVVTWSGDGNNMVTSWIHAAGQFGFELRIACPEELSPNPVALDWAKEVGAAVHVTRDPEEAAKGSDCLVTDTWVSMGDDVGARHNLLKPYQIDEKLMEKAASDAIFMHCLPAHRDEEATTAVMDGSQSVIFDEAENRLHAQKAVLRWCLGKI, encoded by the coding sequence ATGACCAACCCAATCCATTTCCTTGATTTGCACGAAGTCTCAAAAGAAGACCTCAGGACAATGATTGACGATGCCCTTGCCGTGAAAAAGGCGCGGGCAGGTAAGCCAAAAGGAACCCGTGATGAAGGCCGTCCACTGGACGGTCATACGCTGGCATGCATCTTTGAATTCCCATCAACCCGGACCCGTGTTTCCTTTGATATGGGGATGCGCCAGCTGGGCGGCGATACGCTTGTTCTCAATAGTGATGACATGCAGCTTGGCCGGGGGGAGACAATTGCCGATACCGCCAAGGTGCTCTCTCGGATGGTTGATGTGATCATGCTTCGCACGGACAATCATCAGAAACTGAAAGACCTGGCGGAGAACGCATCTATCCCGGTGATCAACGGACTTTCCAACTTTAGTCATCCTTGTCAATTGATGGCCGATGTCCTGACGTTTGAGGAGCATAAGGGCAACATCAAGGATCGCGTTGTCACCTGGAGTGGCGATGGTAATAACATGGTCACCTCGTGGATCCACGCAGCGGGTCAGTTTGGCTTTGAGCTGAGAATTGCCTGCCCTGAGGAGCTGTCACCAAATCCGGTTGCGCTGGATTGGGCGAAAGAGGTTGGGGCCGCTGTTCACGTCACGCGTGACCCTGAAGAGGCAGCCAAGGGATCTGATTGTCTTGTCACTGACACATGGGTGTCCATGGGTGATGATGTGGGTGCCCGTCACAATCTGTTGAAACCCTATCAGATTGATGAAAAACTGATGGAAAAGGCAGCAAGTGATGCCATATTCATGCATTGCCTGCCCGCGCATCGGGATGAAGAAGCGACTACGGCTGTCATGGACGGCTCGCAATCTGTCATCTTTGATGAAGCGGAAAATCGCCTTCATGCCCAAAAAGCTGTATTGCGATGGTGTCTGGGCAAAATCTAG
- a CDS encoding Hsp33 family molecular chaperone HslO, which yields MSSPQKTQVIADNLIQPFQMAEAGVRGRVVRLGSVVDDILNRHAYPESVARMLGECLVLASMLGGALKFDGIFTVQSKGDGPISMLAADMSTPGDLRGYAAFDPEKLEAAADKLAQAVVPRLLGKGYIAFTIDPRKDPENRYQGIVALEGDSLAECMENYFARSEQIETRLKVSVAKQDGRWRAGGLMIQRLPEDSGLMVRQETAEEHWRNAEALASTVTDEELTHTRLRASELLYRLFHEDGVWLYDVVELQDKCSCSRERVLNTLISFSPENVDEMADDGQIQVDCQFCSAQYVITVDQVNDARPTAS from the coding sequence ATGTCAAGCCCGCAAAAAACCCAGGTTATTGCAGATAATCTGATCCAACCCTTTCAGATGGCCGAAGCCGGCGTTCGGGGGCGTGTTGTACGTCTCGGATCGGTGGTTGATGATATCCTGAACCGGCATGCCTACCCGGAAAGCGTTGCCCGTATGCTTGGGGAATGTCTGGTGCTGGCGTCCATGTTGGGCGGTGCCCTGAAATTTGATGGTATTTTCACAGTCCAAAGCAAGGGTGATGGCCCGATCTCCATGCTGGCGGCTGACATGTCCACGCCTGGTGATCTTCGGGGCTATGCGGCGTTTGATCCAGAAAAACTGGAAGCCGCTGCTGACAAACTGGCTCAGGCTGTCGTGCCGCGTCTTTTGGGGAAAGGCTATATCGCTTTTACAATTGACCCGCGAAAAGATCCGGAAAATCGGTATCAGGGGATTGTTGCCCTTGAAGGCGACAGCCTTGCGGAATGCATGGAAAATTATTTTGCCCGCTCGGAGCAGATTGAAACCCGCCTTAAAGTCTCTGTTGCAAAACAGGATGGGAGATGGCGGGCCGGTGGGCTGATGATCCAGCGTCTGCCTGAGGACAGCGGTCTGATGGTGCGTCAGGAAACCGCTGAGGAACATTGGCGCAATGCCGAAGCGCTGGCCTCAACCGTAACAGATGAAGAGCTGACCCACACCCGTCTTCGGGCCTCTGAACTCCTTTATCGGTTGTTCCATGAGGATGGTGTCTGGCTCTATGACGTTGTCGAATTGCAGGATAAATGTAGCTGCAGCCGGGAGCGGGTCCTCAATACATTGATCTCTTTCTCGCCTGAGAATGTGGATGAGATGGCGGATGATGGACAGATCCAGGTTGATTGTCAGTTCTGTAGCGCGCAATATGTGATCACGGTTGATCAGGTGAACGACGCCCGGCCAACCGCTTCATAA